The genomic window TTTTACAAATATTCAATTAGAGTAAATAATCCAAATGAAGTTCATAGTGGAGTTTCACAAGATTGGTCTCATTCAAATTTTTATCCAACTATTGAGCTTTTAAGCGATTTATATGAACAAATATTTTTTGAAAAAAAAGTTCCATATTTTGAAAACTATATTATAAATGACAAATTTTTATTTCTTAAATTTCATAACTTCTTTGACTCTTTTTTCAAAAAAGAAAATGATATGATTATTGAGTCAAATCTTATTGATGCTTTATCTTATTTAATCATAAATTTCACTTCTTATACAAAAGTTTATGACAAAATGTTTGAGAATAAAATTGTTTTGAAAAAATCATTAGAGCTAATAAATGACTGTATAGATGAAAATATTAGTCTTGATAAATTAGCAGATAACTGTAATCTTAGCAAATACCATTTTTTACGTGTTTTCAAAAAAGAGATGGGTTTAACACCTCACTCATTTATAATAAATGAACGATTAAATAGAGCAAATCATTTAATACAAAAGGGTAAAACAATTAGTGAAGCTTGTATGTTAGTTGGTTTTAATGACCAATCTCATTTTACAAGAAATTTCAAAAAATATTTTGGTTACACTCCTAGTTTATTTCAAAAAAATAGCAATATTATTCTATAAATAATTACGTATTTTTAATACTATTCCACCATATTATTACAAAAGATTTTAAATGACACAAACAAACAAAAATATATTTTATTTTATGATGGTTTTAGCAATGGCTGGCTGGGGAGCATCTTGGGTAAATGCTAAAGTGCTAAGCTCATATGTAAATGAATATGAGATGATGTTTTTACGAAATATTTTTACGATGATTACCCTTGCTCCTTTTTTAATCTTTACAAAAAAGTATTTTCACACAAATAAAAAAAGCCTTTTTCTAGCTTTTATTGCAGCTCTTGTAATGATTGTTTATTTAAAATTTTACTTTTTAGGAGTGAAATTTGGAACTGCAAGTCTTGGTGGAGCATTAGTTACAACATTAATTCCTATAAATACTTTTATTTTTATGGCCTTGTTTTTTGGTAGAAAAATGACAAAAAAAGATGTTTTTGCACTGATAATTGGTGTTATTGGGGTTTTAACTATTTTAAATATTTGGTCTTTTTCAGTTGAACAAATATTTACAATTCATAATATGTATTTTTTAATTGCCTCTGTTTTATGGCCAATATTTACAATTATTAGTTCAAAATCGACAAAAACTTCACCTTTAGTTTTCTCTTTTTATATGTATGCATTTATGACTATTTTACTTTTAATATTTTTTGTAGAACCTACAAAAATGCCTTATGCAAGTTTTGATTGGATTTTTTGGGCAAATATTTTATGTGTAGCAGTTATTTCAACAACCTTTGCCACTTCAATATATTTTGTTGGGATTGAAAAACTAGGTACAAATGAAGTAAGTTCATTTCTATTTTTAGTACCATTTTTTGCCATTAGTTTAAGTGTTATTTTCTTAAAGGAACAAGTAAATATTTCAATAATTATAGGTACAATTTTGACTTTAATTGCTGTAAAAATATTAAATAATATTAAAATATTCAGAAAGAAAACTACACTTGATTCAAACAAATAAAAAATTAAATACCTTTACTCTTTCAGGGCTTATAATTGGACCAATTTTAGGCTCAGGAGTGATACTTCTTCCTCCCTTGCTTTACAATATGATAGGAACTTACTCTTTAATTATTTGGGCCGTGATATTAAGTTTAGGTTTTATTTTTGCCCTTGTTTTTGGAAAACTAGCAATCATTTATCCAGGAGATGGTGGAGTTTCCCTTGCAACAAAAGAGGCTTTAGGTAAAAAATATCAACTTTTAACCTCTTTTTATTTAATATGTGCAGTTTTTTTTGGACCAGTTGCGGTATTGTTAATTGCAGCACAATTTATCAAACCTTTTTTTCCAAATGAATCAATAGTAAATTTGGGATTTTATGTTTATATAATTACTTATATTTTACTTTTATTAAAAATTGATTTCATTGGAAAATTGATGTTATTTGTTAGTTCTGCAATTACATTAATATTTTTTATTTCAAGTATAAATATTTTATTAAATACTACAAATTTTACTTTTGTTATTCCCTCTTTAGAGTTATCGCAAATTGGCTATTCATTTATTTTAGCCTTTTGGGCTATTGTTGGATGGGAAGTAATTGGAAACTATTCAAATGAAGTTAAAGAGACAAAAACCCTCACAAATGCTGTAATATTTTCAGCAATAATTGTATCAACAGTTTATATTTTAATGTGCCTATCAATATCTTTTG from Arcobacter venerupis includes these protein-coding regions:
- a CDS encoding APC family permease; translation: MIQTNKKLNTFTLSGLIIGPILGSGVILLPPLLYNMIGTYSLIIWAVILSLGFIFALVFGKLAIIYPGDGGVSLATKEALGKKYQLLTSFYLICAVFFGPVAVLLIAAQFIKPFFPNESIVNLGFYVYIITYILLLLKIDFIGKLMLFVSSAITLIFFISSINILLNTTNFTFVIPSLELSQIGYSFILAFWAIVGWEVIGNYSNEVKETKTLTNAVIFSAIIVSTVYILMCLSISFGDFPNKTSEKFKLLWLIEPLFKSYSNVIISSISLVLCVGTLILFVGGVARLISSLKLTTYTSKHLANNTPIGALNLLSMIYIMTLVFVYFNILTLDNLVAFADGFFIANAIIGLITAIVLFEKGFLKYCSVLLALIFFIILLFSNIFILLTIIALFIFTYLKK
- a CDS encoding AraC family transcriptional regulator produces the protein MTKLLKNTLFENVKHLNENFSKHYHDTYTIGITYNGVIKTYNSNRSLDFYKYSIRVNNPNEVHSGVSQDWSHSNFYPTIELLSDLYEQIFFEKKVPYFENYIINDKFLFLKFHNFFDSFFKKENDMIIESNLIDALSYLIINFTSYTKVYDKMFENKIVLKKSLELINDCIDENISLDKLADNCNLSKYHFLRVFKKEMGLTPHSFIINERLNRANHLIQKGKTISEACMLVGFNDQSHFTRNFKKYFGYTPSLFQKNSNIIL
- a CDS encoding DMT family transporter; the protein is MTQTNKNIFYFMMVLAMAGWGASWVNAKVLSSYVNEYEMMFLRNIFTMITLAPFLIFTKKYFHTNKKSLFLAFIAALVMIVYLKFYFLGVKFGTASLGGALVTTLIPINTFIFMALFFGRKMTKKDVFALIIGVIGVLTILNIWSFSVEQIFTIHNMYFLIASVLWPIFTIISSKSTKTSPLVFSFYMYAFMTILLLIFFVEPTKMPYASFDWIFWANILCVAVISTTFATSIYFVGIEKLGTNEVSSFLFLVPFFAISLSVIFLKEQVNISIIIGTILTLIAVKILNNIKIFRKKTTLDSNK